The Thermococcus sibiricus MM 739 DNA window CATTAATGAATTCATCAAGAGTCTTATTCATTAACCCACCCAAATTAATACCCACAAACCAATATATAGGTTTTTTGGAACTAAGTTTTCATGCACCTGAAGACTCGTTGGATAGTTAAGAGTAGCTTAAATGTTTTAAAAGGTGTTATTTAGAATGAAATATGCTTTTGAGGCCCAAAAAAGGAATTGAAATTGTTTTAAACTGTTAGGGCCAAAAAACAACTTTTTAAACTGAAATTACGCATACTATTTCAAAGATTTTAGGGAAACCCTTTTAATTTGTTTAGAATCTTACTATTTACAGTACAAACAAGGAGGCAGTAAAATGTGTGGAATAATAGGGTACATTGGGGAGAGAGATGCTGCTGAGGTTCTTGTTGATGGTCTCAAAAGACTTGAATATCGTGGTTATGATTCGGTTGGGTTAGTGACAGAAGAAGGAAAGCTCTTTATAAAGAAAGGGGCTGGGAAAATAAATGAGCTTAAAGAAAAATTGGGCCTCACCAATCTTCCTGGAAGGAGGGGAATTGGACATACAAGATGGGCAACTCACGGAATTCCCAACGACATCAATGCTCATCCGCACACTGATTGTAGTGGTAAGATAGCTATTGTCCATAACGGAATAATCGAAAATTATATCGAACTTAGGGAGAAACTCGAAGGGAGTGGTCATGAATTTAAGAGCGACACTGATACTGAAGTCATCGCTCATTTAATTGAAGAGGAGTTAAAAAGTTCAAAATTATTTGAAGACGCTTTGAGAAGGGCACTTCTACAACTTAAAGGTTCTTTTGCATTGGGAATTATATACACAGATGATAAGGAGCATTTATATTTTGTGAGAAATGAAAGCCCTCTAGTTCTTGGGGTTGGTAATGGGGAGATGTTTGCTGCTTCAGATATTCCTGCTTTCCTTCCATACACAAACAAAGTCGTTTTTTTGGATGATGGAGAATACGCAGTAGTGGGTAAAGATTCATTTTATGTGAAAGACCTGAAAACGGGAAATATAAAAGACAAGAAGATCCATGAAATCAACTGGACATTAGAGATGGCAGAAAAACAGGGTTATGCTCATTTTATGCTTAAAGAAATTCATGAACAAGCAAAAGCGGTAAAAGATGCAATATATGGGAATCTCAAGACGATAGACAAGGTAGCGGAGGAAATTGCAAATTATGAAAAAGTGTTTGTAGTGGCTATGGGGACATCTTATCATGCTGGAATTGCTGCCAAATACTTCCTTCAGCGATTGGTCAATAAAGTTGTTCTTGTAGAAGAGGCGAGCGAATTTAGATATGAGTTTGAGGATATAGTTGATGGGAATTCCCTCGTGATTGCCATAACTCAAAGTGGAGAGACGGCAGATACATTGGCAGCAATAAAACTTGCCAAAAGGAAAGGGGCAAAAGTTCTAAGTGTTGTAAACGTTGTTGGGAGCATGGCCACAAGACTGAGCGATCTTGTTTTATATACACATGCTGGGCCAGAAATAGGAGTAGCTGCTACTAAGACTTATACAACACAGCTCACGGTTTTAGCAATGCTCGCAATAGCGTTGGCGAAGAGACTGGGCACAGGGGATAAGGGGTATATCAACTTCCTTGAGGGTCAACTTCAGGATCTTCCGAAATATGTTGAGGCTGTTCTTGGATATGAAAATAAGATAAAAGCCCTTGCTGAAGAACTAGTGAATAAAAAAGACTTTTTCTACATAGGGAGAGGGGTTAGTGTTGCAACTGCTCTTGAGGGTGCTCTAAAACTTAAAGAGATAAGCTACATTCATGCAGAAGGGCTATCTGCTGGGGAACTCAAGCACGGGCCCTTGGCCCTAGTTGAAGATGGAGTTCCAGTAGTAGCGATTGTCCCAACAG harbors:
- the glmS gene encoding glutamine--fructose-6-phosphate transaminase (isomerizing), which encodes MCGIIGYIGERDAAEVLVDGLKRLEYRGYDSVGLVTEEGKLFIKKGAGKINELKEKLGLTNLPGRRGIGHTRWATHGIPNDINAHPHTDCSGKIAIVHNGIIENYIELREKLEGSGHEFKSDTDTEVIAHLIEEELKSSKLFEDALRRALLQLKGSFALGIIYTDDKEHLYFVRNESPLVLGVGNGEMFAASDIPAFLPYTNKVVFLDDGEYAVVGKDSFYVKDLKTGNIKDKKIHEINWTLEMAEKQGYAHFMLKEIHEQAKAVKDAIYGNLKTIDKVAEEIANYEKVFVVAMGTSYHAGIAAKYFLQRLVNKVVLVEEASEFRYEFEDIVDGNSLVIAITQSGETADTLAAIKLAKRKGAKVLSVVNVVGSMATRLSDLVLYTHAGPEIGVAATKTYTTQLTVLAMLAIALAKRLGTGDKGYINFLEGQLQDLPKYVEAVLGYENKIKALAEELVNKKDFFYIGRGVSVATALEGALKLKEISYIHAEGLSAGELKHGPLALVEDGVPVVAIVPTGKTFDKMVSNIQEVNARKGLVISLGDNEELEKVSQVFLKMPRIDELLSPVVYIVPLQLLAYYLAVLRGNDPDKPRNLAKSVTVE